In the genome of Gemmatimonadota bacterium, one region contains:
- a CDS encoding alginate export family protein, whose amino-acid sequence MLTWGGGHGSTRLRSRVWRLGRSASRLVAVALVGFGLATQAAAQADSTEFKLSADVRVRSEMDARTSGAASDHATLLRSRLAVTARRGSLSALVQISDSRAFGEETNTLADATADRMDVPQAYLAWTPRDELRFVIGRQELAFADQRLVGSVQWTNVNRSFDGARLTLLHADWVIDGFAAVLDERAALMATGLDPRINGDSSGDRSLFGLWAANASVDLFALADRNATNGATRTDIDRVTLGARGREQLGPVAVEATAAAQFGHQTQGVASRQDIGAYMVTAAGTYGFRGPLGGRLGLQVDYLSGDDTPLDGTFRGFNTLYATNHKFYGFMDMFLNMRAHVADLGLVDGVVRGVIRPAGWTVKADLHRFWLARASPVGERGLGYELDLTASGTLDHGLGVQAGYSLFVASSAGESAPIGLGDEVLHWAYVQLLARF is encoded by the coding sequence GTGCTGACCTGGGGAGGAGGACACGGGTCGACCCGGCTGCGGTCGCGCGTGTGGCGCCTTGGTCGATCGGCCTCGCGCCTGGTGGCTGTGGCTCTCGTGGGGTTCGGTTTGGCCACCCAGGCCGCCGCTCAGGCCGATAGCACCGAATTCAAGTTGTCGGCGGACGTCCGCGTGCGTAGCGAGATGGACGCGCGTACGTCCGGGGCGGCCTCCGATCACGCGACGCTGCTGCGCTCACGCCTGGCCGTGACGGCGCGGCGCGGCAGCCTGAGCGCGCTCGTCCAGATCTCCGACTCGCGCGCGTTCGGAGAGGAGACGAACACGCTGGCCGACGCGACCGCCGACCGCATGGACGTGCCGCAGGCGTACCTGGCCTGGACGCCGCGCGACGAGCTCCGTTTCGTGATCGGCCGCCAGGAGCTGGCTTTCGCCGACCAGCGGCTCGTCGGGTCCGTGCAGTGGACGAACGTGAACCGCTCTTTCGACGGCGCCCGCCTCACGTTGCTCCACGCGGATTGGGTGATCGACGGCTTCGCGGCCGTGCTCGACGAACGCGCCGCGCTCATGGCCACGGGGCTCGATCCCAGGATCAACGGCGACTCGTCGGGCGACCGCTCCCTGTTCGGGCTCTGGGCTGCCAACGCCAGCGTGGACCTGTTCGCGCTGGCGGATCGAAACGCCACCAACGGGGCGACCCGGACGGACATCGATCGGGTCACGCTCGGCGCGCGAGGGCGTGAGCAGTTGGGCCCCGTGGCGGTCGAGGCGACCGCGGCGGCCCAATTCGGACATCAGACGCAGGGTGTCGCATCCCGCCAGGATATCGGCGCATACATGGTCACGGCCGCGGGCACCTACGGCTTCCGCGGACCGCTCGGTGGACGACTCGGCCTGCAGGTCGACTACCTGTCTGGAGACGACACTCCGCTGGACGGAACCTTCCGGGGCTTCAACACGCTCTACGCGACGAATCACAAATTCTACGGCTTCATGGACATGTTCCTGAACATGCGCGCTCATGTTGCCGACCTCGGCCTCGTGGACGGCGTCGTCCGCGGCGTGATCCGGCCGGCCGGCTGGACGGTCAAGGCGGACCTGCACCGATTCTGGCTCGCGCGCGCCTCGCCGGTCGGGGAGAGAGGGCTGGGCTACGAGCTCGACCTGACGGCGTCGGGGACCCTCGATCACGGACTGGGAGTCCAGGCCGGATACAGCCTGTTCGTGGCGTCCTCCGCCGGCGAGTCGGCACCTATCGGGCTTGGAGACGAAGTCTTGCACTGGGCGTACGTTCAACTGCTGGCACGCTTCTGA
- a CDS encoding ComEA family DNA-binding protein — protein MTRDEARALAFIAFLLTLSGGIRLVTGPGDAALLAEDVDLQALETESGEALEDGRARSRPLADGETLDPNRATAAQLDRLPGIGPQTADRIVATRDTAPFATPGDLLRVRGVGPATLEKIRPFIDLGFVRPPATDRGLARAVDVNRAAPAELETLPGIGPALAGRIIAHRDSAGPFRSLEELLAVRGIGPATLERMRGRVLVR, from the coding sequence GTGACACGCGACGAGGCCCGGGCGCTGGCGTTCATCGCTTTTCTGCTGACCCTGTCGGGTGGCATTCGGCTGGTGACCGGACCCGGCGACGCGGCGCTCCTGGCCGAAGACGTGGACCTCCAGGCGCTCGAGACGGAAAGCGGGGAGGCGCTGGAGGACGGCCGCGCCCGCTCGCGCCCGCTCGCCGACGGGGAGACGCTGGATCCCAACCGCGCCACGGCGGCCCAGCTGGATCGTCTGCCGGGCATCGGTCCGCAGACGGCCGACCGCATCGTGGCCACCCGGGACACCGCGCCGTTCGCGACCCCGGGCGACCTGCTGCGGGTGCGCGGCGTGGGTCCGGCCACGCTGGAGAAAATCCGCCCCTTCATCGACCTGGGATTCGTCAGGCCGCCGGCCACAGACCGAGGATTAGCGCGCGCGGTAGACGTGAACCGGGCAGCACCGGCGGAGCTGGAGACCTTGCCCGGGATCGGGCCCGCCCTGGCCGGCCGCATCATCGCCCACCGGGACAGCGCCGGGCCGTTTCGCTCCCTGGAGGAACTGCTGGCGGTACGCGGGATCGGCCCCGCTACTCTCGAGCGAATGCGCGGGCGGGTGCTGGTGCGGTAA